The following coding sequences are from one Novipirellula caenicola window:
- a CDS encoding UDP-2,3-diacylglucosamine diphosphatase codes for MDVANATPVRTLLVSDVHLGCKHSQSRKFLTFLRQFKPESLYIVGDFIDTWKINTGWYWPRDCDEIISHLVNLSQQGTKIHYIPGNHDSFLRNPALRAFLPTDLPKFEVDNEFVFETLGGWRFLVTHGDLFDVFETRAQWASRGSSVFYDACLSANWWFHRILLGEDRNPYGICAILKDRVKRCVRFISSYEAKILQHARLRDCNGVICGHIHTPDIVSNDSMVYCNTGDWVENCTALVESNDGRIHLLQRYGEDVLLDLPNRKLPLEPCLENVMAEEVAA; via the coding sequence ATGGACGTAGCCAATGCGACACCGGTGCGGACACTATTGGTAAGTGACGTTCACCTAGGGTGCAAGCATTCGCAGTCTCGCAAATTCCTTACGTTCCTTCGTCAATTCAAGCCCGAGTCGCTCTACATCGTTGGCGATTTCATTGACACGTGGAAGATCAATACCGGTTGGTATTGGCCGCGTGATTGTGACGAGATCATTTCGCATCTGGTCAATTTGTCCCAACAGGGCACAAAGATTCACTACATCCCCGGCAACCACGATTCCTTCTTGAGGAATCCGGCACTGCGAGCGTTCTTGCCAACCGACCTGCCGAAATTCGAAGTCGACAACGAATTTGTTTTTGAAACACTCGGCGGTTGGCGATTCCTCGTCACACATGGTGATTTGTTCGACGTGTTTGAAACGCGAGCCCAATGGGCCTCGCGAGGCAGTTCGGTCTTTTACGATGCCTGCCTGAGTGCGAATTGGTGGTTCCACCGCATCCTGCTTGGCGAAGACCGCAATCCCTACGGCATCTGTGCGATCTTGAAAGACCGCGTCAAACGATGTGTTCGTTTCATTAGCAGCTACGAAGCCAAGATCTTGCAACACGCTCGCCTGCGAGATTGTAACGGTGTGATCTGTGGCCACATCCACACCCCCGACATCGTGTCAAACGATTCCATGGTGTACTGCAACACCGGTGACTGGGTGGAAAACTGTACCGCGTTGGTCGAGTCCAACGATGGACGTATCCACTTGCTACAGCGTTACGGCGAAGATGTGTTGCTGGATCTACCGAACCGGAAACTGCCGCTGGAACCTTGCCTTGAAAACGTCATGGCGGAAGAGGTTGCCGCCTAA
- a CDS encoding BtaA family protein, whose product MVAPKWSEWIGQKCFSAVHRRNLVYNTCWEDPRIDREALALTSDDSVLVITSAGCNALDYALQSPKSVYAVDMNPLQNALLELKIAAIKTIDFDDFFQVFGRGQHSDWNALYHDAIRPKLDPQYCTVWDRRTDFFDGKSSRSSFYFRGTSGLFAWMINGYLNRSPGLRESIETILAAKSVEQQHEIYDQHEINRRLWNKPLRWILRRDTTMAMLGVPRSQRNQLDQDYPGGVSGFIQDRIETVFKRIPLRDNYFWRVYLTGQYTPQCCPEYLKSQNFEQLKKGLVDRVHTQTDTVEGFLSKHDQPISRFVLLDHMDWLYSRYPELLASEWQSIVNRAAARSRVLWRSAALDVDFVDPLRVTAEGQSVQLGELLNYQHDLAGELHARDRVHTYGSFYIADLAATSNATGVAA is encoded by the coding sequence ATGGTTGCCCCAAAATGGTCCGAATGGATTGGACAAAAATGCTTTTCCGCGGTGCATCGACGAAACCTTGTCTACAACACCTGCTGGGAAGACCCACGGATTGATCGCGAAGCACTCGCGTTGACTTCGGACGATTCCGTTTTGGTGATCACCTCGGCTGGTTGCAATGCACTGGACTATGCATTGCAGTCGCCGAAAAGCGTCTATGCCGTGGATATGAATCCGCTGCAAAACGCGCTATTGGAACTCAAGATCGCAGCGATCAAAACGATCGATTTTGACGACTTCTTTCAAGTCTTTGGACGTGGCCAACATTCCGATTGGAACGCCCTTTATCATGACGCGATTCGCCCAAAACTCGATCCTCAATACTGCACCGTATGGGATCGACGCACCGACTTTTTTGACGGAAAGTCGAGTCGCAGCAGTTTCTATTTTCGTGGTACCAGCGGGCTGTTCGCGTGGATGATTAACGGCTATTTGAATCGATCACCAGGTCTACGCGAATCAATCGAAACCATCCTGGCGGCCAAATCAGTTGAACAGCAACACGAAATCTATGACCAACACGAAATCAACCGGCGACTTTGGAACAAACCGCTTCGCTGGATACTGCGACGCGATACCACGATGGCGATGCTGGGGGTTCCTCGCAGTCAACGAAACCAACTGGACCAAGATTACCCAGGCGGGGTGAGCGGGTTCATTCAAGATCGCATTGAAACGGTATTCAAACGGATTCCACTGCGAGACAACTATTTTTGGCGTGTCTATCTGACCGGTCAATACACGCCTCAGTGTTGTCCTGAATACCTTAAATCGCAAAACTTTGAGCAACTTAAAAAGGGGTTGGTCGACCGAGTCCATACTCAAACCGATACCGTCGAAGGCTTTCTATCGAAGCACGACCAACCGATTTCTCGCTTTGTGCTGCTCGATCACATGGATTGGCTCTACTCGCGGTATCCCGAGTTGTTAGCAAGTGAATGGCAGAGCATTGTCAATCGGGCGGCGGCCCGCAGCCGCGTGTTATGGCGAAGTGCGGCACTGGACGTTGATTTTGTCGATCCACTACGCGTCACCGCCGAAGGGCAATCGGTCCAGCTGGGTGAATTGCTGAACTATCAACACGACTTGGCCGGCGAGCTGCATGCCCGCGACCGCGTTCATACCTATGGCAGTTTCTACATCGCCGATCTCGCCGCCACGTCCAACGCCACAGGGGTTGCCGCATGA
- a CDS encoding class I SAM-dependent methyltransferase yields the protein MSQSLPHVSSTPSRRSDLRVLWHLLFHRVRGETHAQRLESFYGGQATDYDSFRERMLHGRNELISWIDFPHDGVWLDIGAGTGTNLAFAGDQTKRLCSVHLLDLSPSLLKVADQRIHDLGCENAKTHLADATTFSLPPASVDVITLSYSLTMIPDWFQTLALAEAMLKPGGVIAVVDFYVSRKHATKGQRQHGWLRRAFWTHWFAADNVFLSSDHLAMLHRRFTTDRCEERLGKVPYLPLLQAPYYLFLGRKPTS from the coding sequence ATGAGCCAGTCGCTGCCGCACGTTTCGTCAACGCCGTCGCGTCGGTCCGATTTACGAGTCCTTTGGCATTTGCTGTTTCACCGGGTGCGAGGTGAAACGCACGCCCAGCGACTCGAAAGCTTTTATGGCGGTCAAGCAACCGACTATGATTCGTTTCGCGAGCGGATGCTACATGGCCGCAACGAACTGATCTCGTGGATCGATTTCCCCCACGACGGCGTGTGGTTGGATATCGGTGCGGGAACAGGAACCAACTTGGCATTCGCTGGCGATCAAACGAAGCGACTTTGTAGCGTTCACCTGCTCGATCTCTCTCCCTCTCTGTTAAAGGTTGCGGACCAGCGGATTCACGATCTTGGCTGCGAAAATGCCAAGACCCATCTTGCCGATGCCACCACGTTTTCGCTGCCACCGGCGAGCGTGGATGTGATCACGCTGAGCTATTCGCTGACGATGATTCCCGACTGGTTTCAAACGCTCGCACTGGCTGAAGCGATGTTAAAACCGGGAGGGGTAATTGCGGTGGTCGATTTTTATGTCTCGCGAAAACATGCCACCAAAGGTCAGCGGCAGCATGGTTGGTTGCGGCGTGCATTTTGGACGCACTGGTTCGCCGCCGACAACGTGTTTCTCAGCAGCGATCACCTCGCGATGCTCCACCGCCGGTTCACGACCGATCGCTGCGAAGAACGACTTGGCAAGGTCCCGTACCTACCGCTGCTGCAGGCCCCGTACTATCTGTTTCTAGGCCGCAAACCAACCTCGTAG
- a CDS encoding SDR family NAD(P)-dependent oxidoreductase — MHKPDAMLLERARAKAEAAGYPLASPTKHRRVVLVTGASAGLGLALARRLIAEQESQQYYIVLTARESSLARFKTHGINASETVWIRSLEVTDANQRCELVAEIDKKLGGVDILVNNAGVAYRSCVEHVTEPERLHQMNINFRSPLELIRCVLPGMRARRSGKIINISSVGGMMAMPTMSVYSASKFALEGASEALYYELKPWNVSVTLVQPGFMRSDAFAKVPYTVMSAKASSDCSDPYHEHYHHMEKFIAKMMGRALATPDSVASKVTRIARSKSPPLRVYGSVDAVAFAWLRCLLPRRFYTWLLYRNLPNVRQWGQR; from the coding sequence ATGCACAAGCCTGATGCGATGTTGCTGGAGCGAGCTCGTGCGAAAGCCGAAGCGGCTGGCTATCCTCTTGCAAGTCCAACCAAGCATCGCCGCGTCGTGCTGGTCACCGGAGCGTCGGCGGGACTGGGATTGGCGCTCGCGCGACGATTGATCGCCGAACAAGAGTCGCAGCAATACTATATCGTCTTGACCGCTCGTGAGTCCTCGTTGGCCCGCTTTAAAACGCATGGAATCAATGCGAGCGAGACGGTTTGGATACGATCATTGGAGGTGACCGATGCAAACCAGCGATGCGAGTTGGTTGCAGAGATCGACAAGAAGCTTGGTGGTGTCGACATTTTGGTCAACAACGCCGGGGTGGCCTATCGGTCGTGCGTCGAACATGTGACCGAGCCGGAGCGATTGCATCAGATGAACATCAACTTTCGTTCGCCACTGGAGCTGATCCGCTGTGTGTTGCCGGGGATGCGAGCGAGGCGATCCGGGAAGATCATCAATATCTCGTCGGTGGGCGGGATGATGGCGATGCCGACGATGTCGGTTTACTCGGCATCCAAATTTGCCTTGGAAGGTGCCAGTGAAGCACTCTACTACGAATTGAAACCTTGGAATGTTTCCGTGACTCTGGTGCAACCGGGGTTCATGCGATCCGATGCGTTCGCGAAAGTCCCTTACACGGTGATGAGTGCGAAGGCATCAAGTGATTGCAGTGACCCCTATCATGAACACTACCACCACATGGAAAAATTCATTGCAAAGATGATGGGCCGAGCACTTGCCACTCCCGACTCGGTGGCAAGCAAGGTGACTCGCATTGCGAGATCTAAATCACCCCCACTGCGAGTCTATGGCAGTGTGGATGCGGTAGCGTTCGCGTGGTTGCGATGTCTGCTGCCTCGACGTTTTTACACGTGGTTGTTGTATCGAAATCTGCCGAACGTCCGCCAGTGGGGACAACGCTAA
- a CDS encoding DEAD/DEAH box helicase, with amino-acid sequence MATQSKSTRSKSKSKSSRSDAKSKPANRKKAKGNPFHQRLASLTYYQACQLLGEQGPELLRESNRAFEIDSEEDVFLGGDLYRVRFHDSDVPGGRAIATFTLQSARSKQLQPNCDQCETACVHLAAALSHLLEAKSVLGLAAPPDESVPLENLTHDELRERALAERRQRAVEEPMMVRTTDSSKPWTDYVVTSKTSGKSYRVALRGTEPGQSYCSCPDFRTNSLGTCKHVFHVLEKISRRFKKSELATPYQRNNLSLRLHYGDDFGLRFNLPTKLDPTVEEIVDQAGEQSLRDGQEAMRRIEALEHAGHPVHLYPDAEDYLQRALVQKHLQSQCDEIRRNPAKHSLRTELLDAKLLPYQLDGIAFAVGAGRAILADDMGLGKTIQGIGTAELLARLADIKRVLVICPASLKSQWRSEIERFSGRSVQIVLGTGAERAEQYRSNAFFTICNYEQVLRDLTAMESTPWDLIILDEGQRIKNWESKTSNMIRTLQSPYRLVLSGTPLENNLGELFTVARFVDEQRLGPAYQFFHRHRVVDEKGKTLGYQRLDQLRETMQPILLRRTRAEVAKQLPERTDEIVRIVPTAEQLEIHDSNMKVVAQITAKKFLTEIDMLRLRRALAMARMVADSTYLIDQQDQEYSSKLERLGELLEGLIADPTRKIVLFSEWRRMLDRVERRLDQIGCDFVRLDGKVPQKKRAAIVAQFQNDPECRVILMTNAGSTGLNLQSANTVINVDLPWNPAVLEQRIARAHRMGQKNPVHVYKLVTTGTIEEKLLDTLASKQDLANASLDMQSDVESVELFSGMEELKRRLEQIIGPTLTAPVDQSQQRRVEAETEALRQRREKVSAASGQLVGAALALAGELINKPGDTPPSSETVDRLSERLSECVETDSQGRPQLTISLPDNDALRGLAMTLARLLEA; translated from the coding sequence ATGGCGACCCAATCAAAGTCCACTCGATCGAAATCAAAGTCCAAATCCAGCCGCTCGGACGCAAAAAGTAAGCCTGCGAATCGCAAAAAAGCCAAGGGAAACCCCTTCCATCAGCGACTTGCTTCGCTGACCTACTACCAAGCCTGTCAATTGCTCGGTGAACAAGGCCCCGAACTGCTCCGCGAAAGCAACCGGGCCTTCGAAATCGATTCCGAAGAAGATGTCTTCCTGGGCGGCGACCTGTACCGCGTCCGGTTTCATGATTCCGACGTCCCAGGCGGGCGTGCAATCGCGACATTTACTCTTCAATCGGCTCGCTCGAAACAGTTGCAGCCCAATTGTGATCAGTGCGAAACCGCGTGTGTCCATCTGGCCGCGGCTTTGTCGCATCTGTTGGAAGCCAAAAGTGTCCTTGGTCTGGCAGCGCCACCGGATGAATCGGTGCCGCTCGAAAATCTGACGCATGATGAATTGCGCGAACGTGCCTTGGCCGAACGTCGGCAGCGGGCGGTCGAAGAACCGATGATGGTCCGCACCACCGATTCGTCAAAACCTTGGACCGACTATGTGGTCACCAGCAAAACGTCGGGCAAGTCCTATCGTGTCGCTCTGCGTGGGACCGAGCCGGGCCAATCGTATTGCTCTTGTCCCGACTTTCGCACGAACTCACTGGGAACGTGTAAGCACGTCTTTCATGTGCTGGAAAAAATTTCACGTCGGTTCAAAAAGTCGGAGTTAGCGACACCTTACCAACGCAACAATTTGTCTTTGCGTTTGCACTACGGCGACGATTTTGGTTTGCGATTTAATTTGCCGACGAAGCTCGATCCAACAGTCGAAGAAATCGTGGATCAAGCCGGTGAGCAGTCCTTGCGTGATGGACAAGAGGCGATGCGGCGGATCGAGGCGCTCGAACACGCTGGTCACCCCGTTCATCTTTACCCCGATGCCGAGGATTACCTTCAGCGTGCATTGGTGCAAAAGCATCTGCAATCGCAATGTGATGAGATTCGCCGCAATCCCGCCAAACATTCGCTGCGAACTGAATTGCTGGACGCCAAACTGTTGCCTTACCAACTCGATGGGATCGCGTTCGCCGTGGGTGCCGGACGTGCGATCCTGGCCGACGACATGGGGCTGGGCAAGACGATTCAAGGGATCGGAACTGCGGAATTGCTCGCTCGGTTGGCCGATATCAAACGTGTGCTGGTGATTTGTCCGGCATCGCTGAAGAGTCAATGGCGAAGCGAGATCGAGCGGTTCAGTGGCCGCAGCGTGCAGATTGTGCTGGGGACCGGTGCCGAGCGGGCGGAACAATATCGCAGCAACGCCTTCTTTACCATTTGTAACTACGAACAGGTGTTGCGAGATCTGACGGCAATGGAATCAACCCCGTGGGATTTGATCATTTTGGACGAAGGCCAGCGAATCAAAAACTGGGAGTCCAAAACCAGCAACATGATTCGGACGCTGCAAAGTCCTTATCGATTGGTGCTTTCGGGCACTCCGCTTGAAAACAATCTTGGCGAGTTGTTTACGGTCGCGAGATTTGTGGACGAACAGCGTCTTGGACCCGCCTATCAATTCTTTCATCGTCATCGAGTTGTTGACGAGAAAGGAAAAACGCTCGGGTACCAACGACTGGATCAGCTTCGCGAAACGATGCAGCCCATCCTGCTGCGGCGAACACGGGCCGAAGTCGCAAAACAATTGCCGGAGCGGACCGATGAAATCGTGCGAATTGTACCGACGGCGGAACAACTGGAAATTCACGACAGCAACATGAAGGTGGTTGCCCAAATCACCGCGAAGAAATTTCTAACCGAAATCGACATGTTGCGTCTGCGTCGCGCATTGGCAATGGCCCGGATGGTCGCTGACAGCACGTACCTGATCGATCAACAGGACCAAGAATACAGCAGCAAACTAGAACGACTCGGCGAGCTGCTTGAAGGATTGATTGCCGATCCCACTCGCAAGATTGTATTGTTCAGCGAATGGCGACGGATGCTCGATCGCGTCGAGCGGCGGTTGGATCAAATCGGATGCGACTTTGTACGGCTCGATGGCAAAGTGCCTCAGAAGAAGCGGGCTGCAATTGTGGCTCAATTTCAAAACGACCCCGAGTGCCGGGTGATTCTGATGACCAACGCCGGTTCAACGGGGTTGAACTTGCAGAGTGCCAACACGGTGATCAACGTCGATCTGCCGTGGAACCCAGCGGTGTTGGAGCAGCGGATTGCGCGAGCTCACCGCATGGGGCAAAAGAATCCTGTGCACGTTTACAAACTGGTGACCACGGGAACGATCGAAGAGAAGTTGTTGGACACGTTGGCATCCAAGCAGGACTTGGCCAATGCGTCGCTCGATATGCAGAGTGATGTCGAGTCGGTCGAATTGTTCAGTGGTATGGAGGAGTTGAAACGGCGGCTTGAGCAAATCATCGGCCCCACGCTGACCGCGCCGGTGGACCAGAGCCAACAGCGACGGGTCGAGGCGGAAACCGAAGCGTTGCGTCAGCGACGCGAAAAAGTTTCGGCTGCGAGCGGCCAGCTTGTCGGAGCCGCACTTGCGTTGGCCGGGGAATTGATCAACAAGCCGGGGGACACCCCTCCATCAAGCGAAACGGTCGATCGATTGAGCGAGCGACTGAGTGAATGTGTCGAAACCGACAGCCAAGGTCGTCCGCAATTGACGATCAGTCTGCCGGACAACGATGCGCTGCGAGGCTTGGCGATGACGTTGGCGCGACTGCTGGAAGCCTAA
- a CDS encoding toprim domain-containing protein, which yields MNRFDELDAFKKINLSLIASAFGFVIDRRKSTKHSVLMQSGAEKIIIAQNGAHYVYCSVHDSKSNGTAIDFIQRVVEPGCSLGRVRQLLRPYLNGANLGIIAEKYRDCFATTIRSSESDLLGVASRYSQFEPLESHHRFLCDTRGIPLPLLLSDHLRGCIRHSPRHGSVIFPHWGAPHVSTPDDRCLTGFEIKGPGVNMFSKGGRKSLWMSTGKPTDNVLTFAESAIDAVSYLVLHGQQDQTRVASISGQFNPDQPALIRSAMNRMEEGSRVVAAFDNDEAGDRMTQTLSEMVIQTERTDLQFVDHRPVQRGEDWNEVLKQREPGPQYSLA from the coding sequence ATGAATCGCTTTGACGAACTTGACGCCTTCAAAAAAATTAATCTGAGTTTGATTGCGAGCGCATTCGGGTTTGTCATCGATCGTCGCAAAAGCACGAAGCATTCGGTATTGATGCAATCCGGAGCGGAAAAGATCATCATTGCCCAAAACGGAGCCCACTACGTCTATTGCAGTGTGCATGACTCCAAATCAAACGGAACTGCCATCGATTTTATACAGCGTGTTGTTGAACCAGGATGTTCGCTTGGGCGTGTTCGGCAATTGCTGCGACCTTACTTGAACGGCGCCAACTTGGGGATCATTGCAGAGAAATATCGCGATTGTTTTGCTACAACCATTCGCTCCAGTGAGTCGGACCTGCTGGGTGTTGCTTCGCGATACTCGCAATTCGAGCCGTTGGAATCGCACCATCGTTTTCTTTGTGACACACGAGGTATCCCGCTCCCGTTGCTATTGAGCGATCACTTGCGGGGTTGCATTCGTCACTCTCCACGACACGGATCAGTGATCTTCCCACACTGGGGCGCACCGCATGTGTCCACACCGGATGATCGATGCCTGACCGGGTTTGAGATCAAGGGACCGGGCGTCAACATGTTTTCCAAGGGTGGCCGTAAATCGTTGTGGATGAGCACCGGTAAGCCAACCGACAATGTGCTAACGTTTGCCGAGAGCGCCATTGACGCAGTTTCGTATCTGGTTCTTCATGGACAACAAGATCAGACGCGAGTGGCGTCGATTTCAGGGCAATTCAATCCCGATCAGCCAGCCCTCATCCGCTCTGCCATGAATCGGATGGAGGAGGGGAGTCGTGTTGTGGCAGCGTTCGATAACGATGAGGCCGGTGATCGTATGACGCAGACGCTTTCAGAGATGGTCATTCAGACGGAACGAACTGATTTGCAATTTGTTGACCATCGGCCTGTTCAACGCGGCGAAGATTGGAACGAGGTCTTGAAGCAACGAGAACCTGGACCACAGTACTCTCTAGCGTAA
- the repC gene encoding replication initiation protein RepC, translating to MSAKAEEGSCVIDAQACYEEIAIQIRTHLGLPELIILCTRHKELFDELDSQWSKVVVDASAALDEKEEGETLPPVSKNSSLTNEQKFAHKQPTNPINKFNKLKRLSPGTGFQESKQEKPVPNNRVLSSGKDQIQLSEVVHAASERFKERLLVAKPTWPDVVETASHLASTLGITQTVWGNACQRMGRHGAAVCVMRVDLACQRTNNPVRNPQAYFCSLMTAGSA from the coding sequence ATGTCAGCCAAAGCCGAGGAGGGGAGTTGTGTTATCGACGCGCAGGCATGCTATGAGGAGATTGCCATTCAAATTCGCACTCATCTCGGTTTGCCGGAACTGATCATTCTCTGTACACGCCACAAAGAATTATTCGATGAACTCGACAGTCAATGGTCAAAGGTTGTTGTAGATGCAAGTGCCGCTCTTGATGAGAAGGAAGAGGGTGAAACACTTCCTCCAGTATCGAAAAACAGTTCACTCACAAACGAACAAAAGTTCGCCCACAAACAACCTACCAATCCAATTAATAAATTTAATAAATTAAAGCGGCTATCGCCGGGAACAGGCTTTCAGGAAAGCAAACAGGAAAAGCCGGTACCTAACAATCGCGTACTCAGCTCAGGGAAAGACCAGATTCAACTTAGTGAAGTCGTTCATGCAGCAAGCGAAAGGTTCAAAGAACGATTACTCGTCGCCAAACCGACGTGGCCGGATGTCGTTGAAACCGCTTCTCACCTTGCTTCGACGCTTGGCATCACCCAAACCGTCTGGGGAAACGCTTGTCAACGAATGGGACGACACGGAGCGGCAGTATGCGTGATGCGGGTCGATCTCGCTTGTCAGCGAACAAATAACCCCGTTCGCAATCCTCAAGCGTATTTTTGCTCCCTGATGACGGCCGGGTCAGCCTGA
- a CDS encoding Pycsar system effector family protein, with amino-acid sequence MDSISKIEQAWKTHSYLNQYIAFADAKAGVVITFASALVAYFAPKTGCSNSSEIVGSVLLVFTATAMAFAIMTVFPRLITLKDTQHPFRSMMKKSVVRPGFIFWKEILAHGDVEQFVNSFTSRTDEDVLQDVLAHNFVLSSIANTKYDRLAISMLCLCIAIVLAGLHFLVSG; translated from the coding sequence ATGGACAGTATCAGTAAAATTGAACAAGCATGGAAAACACATAGCTATCTCAATCAGTACATCGCTTTTGCCGATGCGAAGGCGGGCGTAGTAATTACGTTCGCATCCGCACTCGTAGCATATTTCGCTCCCAAAACCGGTTGTTCCAACAGCAGCGAAATCGTGGGTTCTGTTTTGCTGGTCTTTACTGCAACGGCAATGGCATTTGCAATTATGACAGTTTTCCCGAGATTAATAACACTTAAAGATACACAGCATCCTTTTCGTTCTATGATGAAAAAAAGCGTTGTCCGTCCAGGTTTTATCTTTTGGAAAGAAATCTTGGCCCATGGCGACGTAGAGCAGTTTGTTAACTCCTTTACGAGCAGGACCGACGAGGACGTTTTACAAGATGTCTTAGCTCATAATTTCGTTCTTAGCAGTATCGCCAACACGAAATATGATCGCCTAGCGATATCAATGCTATGCTTGTGCATCGCAATTGTCCTAGCGGGGCTTCACTTTTTGGTATCAGGCTGA
- a CDS encoding adenylate/guanylate cyclase domain-containing protein: MCPINGTVADGAVILARARLLTRQSAENATAQATQIAHTAWRAVCWSPSQAANLYRSIKALKTLSISKTRRFAEERFAFATKSAKSIHFSTKSASAEILAEDRIIANSLIEDDEFADLETGTGVGTWSSVLAIDLRGSTAMAEALGGENTYVLVHTLLPTLAWSLKRLGGTVMNYRGDGVFAGFGLTKVYREQDEPESHQKRDANQTAITSGFQLLEAVQDAIQPVLNEGGIDVSLSIGIGIESGAMVVTKVGWLKSHELTAYGSPINRACHLTGGTNSVRVGPNAWATIPTSPDGTLFPSAINGGFEISCSEKMASV, from the coding sequence ATGTGCCCAATTAATGGAACAGTGGCGGACGGGGCTGTCATTTTGGCAAGGGCACGATTGTTGACACGACAAAGTGCGGAAAACGCAACTGCCCAGGCAACGCAAATTGCCCATACTGCCTGGCGCGCGGTTTGCTGGTCCCCCAGTCAGGCCGCCAATTTGTACCGGAGTATCAAAGCCTTGAAGACATTAAGTATTTCAAAAACACGTAGATTCGCAGAAGAAAGATTTGCGTTTGCAACCAAGTCCGCAAAAAGCATTCACTTTTCGACAAAAAGCGCAAGTGCTGAGATACTTGCCGAGGATCGGATCATTGCGAACTCGCTCATAGAAGACGATGAGTTTGCCGACTTGGAAACTGGGACTGGCGTTGGCACATGGTCAAGCGTGCTAGCGATTGATTTGCGTGGTTCAACGGCCATGGCAGAGGCACTGGGGGGAGAAAACACATACGTTTTAGTGCATACCTTGCTACCAACTCTTGCTTGGTCATTAAAGAGATTGGGAGGTACTGTGATGAACTATCGCGGGGACGGAGTATTCGCAGGATTTGGTTTAACCAAAGTATACCGCGAACAGGATGAGCCCGAGAGTCATCAAAAGCGAGATGCAAATCAGACAGCGATCACCTCAGGGTTTCAGCTTCTCGAAGCGGTTCAAGATGCAATTCAACCGGTGCTTAATGAGGGCGGAATTGACGTTTCCCTATCAATTGGCATAGGTATCGAAAGTGGCGCGATGGTTGTTACGAAGGTGGGCTGGCTAAAATCACATGAATTGACGGCTTACGGCTCGCCGATCAATCGAGCGTGTCATCTTACAGGCGGTACGAACAGTGTGCGGGTTGGGCCAAATGCATGGGCGACGATACCAACGTCGCCCGACGGGACCCTCTTCCCTTCGGCGATTAATGGCGGATTCGAAATTTCATGTAGTGAAAAGATGGCATCGGTTTGA